One Rosettibacter firmus genomic window carries:
- a CDS encoding bifunctional folylpolyglutamate synthase/dihydrofolate synthase, whose protein sequence is MNIEPILKKLYSMRQFHIKLGLERIEKLLDVIDNPHKKLKCFHIAGSNGKGSTASFLASILMEQGYKVGLYTSPHLIKFNERIRINGQEIEDEYIFNFYNSIEKLINEIEPTFFEITTALAFQYFFDNKVDYAIIETGLGGRLDATNIINPLASIITSISLEHTNVLGNTIEKIAQEKAGIIKKGTLVISGNMPLLAENVIRTKANESGCKYFPLDSFVVRNKDHVDVNLNNKTYKIYTTPLRGYHQLLNCSLAVKCLNEILGIDDFLKINKGIKNVVINTGISGRYEIINDKPRIIFDSAHNPEGVKIFLEEFTREYYSYSKRELIFGVMKDKNIKEMLKLLTPFFDSIYVTSIQNERAATIDEIVNITDEINIDVIPLKNPDDYIKKFFLEDSEKCLVVLGSIYLLGEIKLKIKEFMLDNKK, encoded by the coding sequence ATGAATATCGAACCGATTCTAAAAAAACTTTATTCAATGCGCCAATTTCATATTAAGCTTGGTCTTGAGCGCATTGAAAAATTACTGGATGTAATTGATAATCCACATAAAAAATTAAAATGTTTTCACATTGCGGGTTCTAATGGAAAGGGAAGTACTGCTTCTTTTCTTGCAAGTATATTAATGGAACAGGGTTATAAAGTTGGTCTTTATACATCACCCCATTTAATAAAATTTAATGAAAGAATTAGAATTAATGGTCAGGAAATTGAAGATGAATATATTTTTAATTTTTATAATTCAATAGAAAAATTAATTAATGAAATTGAACCAACATTTTTTGAAATTACAACAGCACTGGCTTTTCAATATTTTTTTGACAATAAAGTTGATTATGCAATTATTGAAACGGGTCTTGGTGGTAGACTTGATGCTACAAATATTATTAATCCACTGGCTTCGATTATAACTTCAATTAGTTTGGAACATACAAACGTGCTTGGAAATACAATAGAAAAAATTGCACAGGAAAAAGCCGGGATTATTAAGAAAGGAACCCTTGTTATAAGTGGAAATATGCCTTTATTAGCAGAAAATGTTATACGTACAAAAGCTAATGAATCAGGTTGCAAATATTTCCCATTGGATAGTTTTGTTGTCCGAAATAAAGATCATGTTGATGTAAATTTAAATAACAAAACATATAAAATTTATACAACACCATTGAGAGGATATCATCAATTACTAAATTGTTCTTTAGCTGTAAAATGTTTAAATGAAATTTTAGGTATTGATGATTTCTTAAAAATAAATAAAGGAATAAAAAATGTAGTTATCAATACCGGTATTAGTGGCAGGTATGAAATAATAAATGATAAACCACGAATAATTTTTGATTCGGCTCATAATCCAGAAGGAGTTAAAATATTTTTAGAAGAATTTACAAGAGAATATTATTCCTACTCAAAGAGGGAATTAATTTTTGGCGTAATGAAAGATAAAAACATAAAAGAGATGCTAAAATTATTGACTCCTTTTTTCGATAGTATTTATGTAACTTCAATTCAAAATGAAAGAGCGGCTACAATTGATGAAATTGTTAATATTACCGATGAAATTAATATTGACGTTATTCCATTGAAGAATCCAGATGATTATATAAAAAAATTTTTTTTAGAAGATTCTGAGAAATGCCTGGTTGTTCTCGGTAGTATTTATTTGCTTGGTGAAATAAAATTAAAAATAAAGGAGTTTATGCTTGACAATAAGAAATAA